TGATTCTTGCCGATGTGGTCTCTCCTATACCGATAGTCCTGGCGGACGAGAGGATGTCAACCGTCGCGGCTAGCCGTAGGCTGTCCGATCGAGGCTTGAAGGGAAAGCGCAAGCGTGCGGTTGTCGATCAGGCGGCCGCCGTGGAGATCCTGCAGAGTTATCTCGATGGGCAGCGGAGGCGGGACTGATGATCGACGAGCTGGACCTCGGCTACGAGGACCACGATCGTGGTCGATCTCGTCATCGGCGTTCCTCGCAGCGGAGGTCGGCGGTGACGAAGAAGAAGCGCGGCGGTAAGAGCTGGCTGGCGCTCCTGCTGACGCTGCTGCTGCTCGGCGGCCTCGCGGGCGGCGTCTACATCGCCTACGACAAGGTCTCGTCGCTGTTCTCCACGCCCGACTACGACGGCTCGGGCACGGCGGAGACGGTCACGATCGAGGTCAAGCAGGGCGACTTCATCGCCGACATGGGCAACACGCTCTTCCGCGCCGACGTCGTCAAGAGCGCACAGGCCTTCGTCGACGCGGCGGAGGGCAACCCGGCCGCCGTCGGCATCCAGCCCGGGTTCTACAAGGTCAGCAAGCAGCAGAGCGCCGAGTCGGCCCTCGCCGCGCTCCTCGATGCCAAGAACCGACTGGTCAACAAGTTCACCGTGCCCGAGGGCATGATCACGCTCCAGGTCTATGACAAGCTCGCCAAGGAGTTCGGCTTCAAGCTCGCCGACGTCAAGGCGCTCGCGGCCGACCCGGTGAAGCTCGGCGTGCCGGAGTGGTGGTTCAACCGCAAGGACGGCAAGAAGTCGGCCCGCTCCCTGGAGGGCTTCCTCTTCCCGTCGACCTATGACTTCCCGCCCAACGTGACCGCCGAGCTCGCCCTCAAACTGATGGTGAAGCAGTTCCTCGACGTGACGACGAGGCTCGGTTTCGTCGACAAGGTGCAGGCCGAGCGGGGCATCTCGCCCTACGAGGCACTCGTCGCGGCCTCGATCGCGCAGGCCGAGGCGGTCAACGACAAGGACATGGGCCCAGTCGCCCGCGCCCTCTACAACCGCGTCTACGCCGGGAAATACGGCCCGTGCAAGTGTCTGCAGATCGACAGCGCGGTCAACTACTGGTTCCGCCTGCAGGGCAAGGAGCCTAAGGACTCCAACGACCTCTACCAGGCTGAGCTGCACGACAAGAAGAACCCCTACAACACCCACGTCGTGGACGGACTGCCGGTCGGACCGATCAGCAACCCGGGTGAGGCAGCCCTCAAGGGCGCGATGGACCCGCCGCCCTCCGACTATGTATTCTTCGTGACCATCGACAAGCAGGGCACCATGGGCTACGCCAAGGACGGCCAGTTGCAGACCCTCATCAACGAGGCCTGTAAGAACGGCGTCCTCCACGGCGACCTCTGCTGATCGGCGCCACCGCCGTCGCCGCGGAGCACTGCCGCGGAGTCACCCCCCGATAGGCACCGGAGGCGATTTTGATGATCGACGACCTGGACATCGAGTTCGATGACCATGATCGCGATCGGTCCCGGCACCGCCGCTCGGCGGACCGCCGCCCGTCAGGCCGCCGCCAGGACGACCGTGGTTACGGCGAGCCGGTCTACGACGACGACAGCCGTTACGACCAGCGGCGGCCGAAGGGCAAGTCCAAGGGCAAGAAAAAGAAGAAGAAGCGCGGCAAGAGCGGCCTCGCGCTGCTGCTGACCCTGCTGCTGCTCGGCGGCCTCGCGGGCGGCATCTACGTCGCCTATGACAAGGTCTCCAGCTTCTTCGTCACTCCCGACTACGACGGCGCCGGCAACGGCGAGAGCATCACGATCGAGATCAAGCAGGGCGAGTACATCGCCGACATGGCGAACACCCTCGTCAAGGCCGGTGTGATCAAGAGCGCCGCCGCCTTCATCGAGGCGGCCGAGGCGAACTCCGAGTCGACCGGCATTCAGCCGGGCTTCTACAAGGTCAGCAAGGAGATGAGCGGCGCGAGCGCCGTCACCGCCCTGCTCGACCTGAAGAACCGCATCGTCAAGGGCATCACGATCCCCGAGCACCTGATCTCGATCCAGATCTACGACAAGCTCTCCAAGGAGCTGGAGATCCCGGTCGCCGACTTCGTCGCGGCGGCGAAGGATCCGGTCAAGCTCGGCGTACCGGACTGGTGGTTCAAGCGCAACGACGGCAAGAAGTCGGCGATGGGCGTGGAGGGCTTCCTCTACCCGTCGACCTATGAGTTCCCGCCGAAGCCGACCGCCGAGACCGTGCTGAAGCAGATGATCGACAAGTTCCTCGACGTGACCGGCAAGATGAAGTTCGCCGACACGGTGCAGGCCAAGCTGGGCGGCGTCTCACCCTACGAGGCGCTGATCGTGGCGTCGATCGCGCAGGCCGAGTCCCTGGACGCCAAGGACCTCGGCCCGGTGGCCCGGGTCATGTTCAACCGGGTCTACAAGGACTTCCCCTGCAACTGCCTGCAGATCGACAGCGCGGTCAACTACTCGCTGCGCATCCGGGGCAAGATCCCGAAGGACTCCAACCAGATCCTGCGGTCCGAGCAGCACAACATGGCCGACCCGTACAACACCTTCGACGCGCCGAAATACTCCGGCCTGCCGATCGGCCCGATCGGGAATCCGGGCGAGGCCGCGCTGCGGGGCGCCATGGACCCGCCGAAGAACGACTACTTCTACTTCATGACGACCGATTCCAAGGGCACCATGGGGTACGCCAAGGACTGGGCCGGTCACTGCCGGAACTTCCAGACGGCCGTGAAGAACAAGATCCTCACCGGCCACTGCTGACGCGTTCGTTCGACACCGACGGCCGCCCGGGCACCCGCCGGGGCGGCCGTCGGTCGTCAGGCGCCGCTGCGAGAATGATCGCCATGGCGGACACGACCCTCCGGCGGGCGGCTGTGCTCGGTAAGCCGATCGCGCACTCGCTCTCCCCGGTGATCCACAACTCCGGCTACGCCGCGGCGGGGCTGACCGACTGGAGCTATGACCGCTTCGAGTGCGACGAGGCGGGGCTGCCCGCGTTCGTCGCCGCTCTCGACGAGTCGTGGGCGGGGCTCTCGCTCACGATGCCGCTCAAGGAGGCGGGCATGCTGGAGGCGGCCGAGATCTCGCCGGTCGCGACGGCCCTCGGCGCCTGCAACACCCTGCACCGCCGCCCCGACGGCTCCTGGTTCGCCGAGAACACCGACGCGCCGGGCATCGTCGACGCCCTCGCCTCGGCGGGCGTGACCGCCGTCGAGTCGGTCGCCGTGCTGGGTGCCGGTGGCACGGCGAGAGCCGCGATCGCCGCCGCCGCCCAGATCGCGAAGTCGGTGACCGCCTATGCCCGCAGGCCGGAGGCGATCGAGGAGCTGGCCCGGATCGCGGCGCTGCTCGGCATCCCGCTGACGGCGGGGGACTGGTCCTCGCTCGACGGGTGCGCCGGCGCCGACGCGGTGATCTCGACCCTCCCGGCCGGTGTCGCCGACGGTCTGCGCCCGGCGTGGCGGCCGGGGACCGTCGTCTTCGATGTCGTCTACAAGCCCTGGCCGACGCCGTTCGCGGCCGGTGCCGAGGCTGCGGGATGCCGGATCGTCTCGGGTCTGGACCTGCTGCTCTGCCAGGCGGTGCACCAGTTCGAGCTCTTCACGGGCGTCACCGCCCCGGTCGCCGAGATGCGCGAGGCGCTGCACGAGGCGGCCCGCAACCGCACCTGAGCGCGGTGCTCTCCAGCGCGGGTGATCACGTCGCTCTCCCCGAACCAGACGTGATCGTGGGGCGTGATCACGTCTGGTTCCCCGAAGTCGACGGGATCTCGCGGTGTGCGGGCCGGGAGACCGCCGCCCAGCACCGATCAGACCCGCGCGGTGACCGATGCGGGTGCCGAGGAGAGCTCGATCGCGCCTCGGACGAAGAGCACGGCGTAGGTGGTGGCGATCAGCACCACGGTCGCGATGACGGCGAAGGTGCTCAGCCCGATCTGATAGGCGAGCACCGGCGCCACCGCGAGCGCGATCGGCTCCAGCCCGAAGGTCGCCACCGACTCCAGCGCGAAGACCCGGCCCTGCACCTCGGCCGGGAACTCGCGCTGCAGCGCGGTGAACCAGAAGACGACGAAGAC
This portion of the Allocatelliglobosispora scoriae genome encodes:
- the mltG gene encoding endolytic transglycosylase MltG → MIDELDLGYEDHDRGRSRHRRSSQRRSAVTKKKRGGKSWLALLLTLLLLGGLAGGVYIAYDKVSSLFSTPDYDGSGTAETVTIEVKQGDFIADMGNTLFRADVVKSAQAFVDAAEGNPAAVGIQPGFYKVSKQQSAESALAALLDAKNRLVNKFTVPEGMITLQVYDKLAKEFGFKLADVKALAADPVKLGVPEWWFNRKDGKKSARSLEGFLFPSTYDFPPNVTAELALKLMVKQFLDVTTRLGFVDKVQAERGISPYEALVAASIAQAEAVNDKDMGPVARALYNRVYAGKYGPCKCLQIDSAVNYWFRLQGKEPKDSNDLYQAELHDKKNPYNTHVVDGLPVGPISNPGEAALKGAMDPPPSDYVFFVTIDKQGTMGYAKDGQLQTLINEACKNGVLHGDLC
- the mltG gene encoding endolytic transglycosylase MltG; the protein is MIDDLDIEFDDHDRDRSRHRRSADRRPSGRRQDDRGYGEPVYDDDSRYDQRRPKGKSKGKKKKKKRGKSGLALLLTLLLLGGLAGGIYVAYDKVSSFFVTPDYDGAGNGESITIEIKQGEYIADMANTLVKAGVIKSAAAFIEAAEANSESTGIQPGFYKVSKEMSGASAVTALLDLKNRIVKGITIPEHLISIQIYDKLSKELEIPVADFVAAAKDPVKLGVPDWWFKRNDGKKSAMGVEGFLYPSTYEFPPKPTAETVLKQMIDKFLDVTGKMKFADTVQAKLGGVSPYEALIVASIAQAESLDAKDLGPVARVMFNRVYKDFPCNCLQIDSAVNYSLRIRGKIPKDSNQILRSEQHNMADPYNTFDAPKYSGLPIGPIGNPGEAALRGAMDPPKNDYFYFMTTDSKGTMGYAKDWAGHCRNFQTAVKNKILTGHC
- a CDS encoding shikimate dehydrogenase; translated protein: MADTTLRRAAVLGKPIAHSLSPVIHNSGYAAAGLTDWSYDRFECDEAGLPAFVAALDESWAGLSLTMPLKEAGMLEAAEISPVATALGACNTLHRRPDGSWFAENTDAPGIVDALASAGVTAVESVAVLGAGGTARAAIAAAAQIAKSVTAYARRPEAIEELARIAALLGIPLTAGDWSSLDGCAGADAVISTLPAGVADGLRPAWRPGTVVFDVVYKPWPTPFAAGAEAAGCRIVSGLDLLLCQAVHQFELFTGVTAPVAEMREALHEAARNRT